CTCTAAAATATGCACCGTATACGAATGCACCGCGTGTGTTGAGCGCTACACGAAGTTAGAAGAGCTTTGGTATCAGATTTTACCTTTGGTACGAAGCAGAATACCAGGAGTATCGTTGTGGCGAAGATGATACAGAACTCGGATATTCCGTAGTTGAGGTTAAGGTCCCTTTCCACCAGGACGGACACGGGGACCCCAAAGATGGACAGGACCGTGCTGGTGTATATCGTCATGGCGATGGATTTGGCGTCGTTCAGTAGAGTCATGCTGATCTTTCGCGTGTTCCATGCGATCAGAGCCCCATACAACATCAGCAGGCCGTTGTAACTGAACAGGATGGCCATCCATAGGAAGTTTTCCGAGCTACACTTGTAGGTATAGGGTGAGACGTACACATCCTCCCCGTGGTCCTGGAACAGCCGTATCACCATACCAGTATAGACCGATACATGTAACACTCGGCATTTACTACCAGGACAGCCGTATCACCATACCAGtatataccaatacatgtaacaccagACATTTACTACCAGGACAGCCGTATCACCATACCAGtatataccaatacatgtaacactcgGCATTTACTACCAGGACAGCCGTATCACCAGTATAgaacaatacatgtaacactcgGCATTTACTACCAGGACAGCCGTATCACCATACCAGtatataccaatacatgtaacactcgGCATTTGCTAGAGTCATTTCAAATATTCGGGAATCATATTTATCAATTAGAATTAAGTTCGtcatttcaaatttattcaagCACTAAAATATATCTTGCACAAATTTCTCCAAAGGCATATTGACATCTGATAGGCTTTCCGGTACAGCAACAGAGCCTACCAAAGATATTTTTATCGGGAAAATGAGAAATAGAATCTTAAGATCTTCCATATGTACAGGTCGCCGATTAGTTATTGCTTCACAGACAACACTACAGATAATTTCAAAAAgaagaaacaacaaaatatgTCCTGACATGAAGGTAAGGTCAGCAGCTGAGCTCTTGGATTCTTCGCTGAGGTCCAGGATGGTATAATACACAAAAGGAATTCCCTTAAAAACGGGCTGATATCCGACAAAACACATATTCCCGACAACTTGTGGTAAATCTCTAACTTCTTTTGTACCTTGGCTAGCTGATATCCGACAACAACACATATTCCCGACAACTTGTGGTAAATCTCTAACTTCTTTTGTACCACTTTCGAGTTGATATCCGACATGACACATATTCCCGATAACTAGTGGTAAATCCCTAACCTCGTTTGTACCATTGAGGAGCTGATATCCGACATGACAGACACTTCCCATAGTGTTTTTCGCTTACCTCTTTTGTACCGTTGACGAGCTGATATCGGAGAGGATCCACTACCAGCCACGTGACCAAGATAATGGCATCAAATAGCAACAGAATGGCGATGATTAAATAGAGGAACCAGTCCTTGATATTCTGAGCAAaatataattacaggtaaacaaatattgtaCCAGTTTATGTCATACCGATATATACCTGCCATATTTCTGTAACTTTTTTCACTTTGGAAAACCGGAAGTCACGTGATCTGTAAATTGCTGAGAAAAAAACAGCCCCACTCCCCTTTTTGAGTGGGGATAGATGAATATGCAACGGAGACCTCTGTTTATTAGCTATGACATTGTTACGGAAATATACCTTGCAAACTTTGACCCGACTTAGTTGATGGTATTCAATACAAATGAAGGTAAGTTTATTTTGCAATTCATCCAACCTCTGATGGATACATCCAACTCTAAACTCTAAACAAACCCCACAGAAGTCAATAAGAAAACAGAAGTGATTATAGAATGATTATTTACATTTCGGGACAATAGCGCAGACAACATGTAAAATCCAGAGTGCACTCctgttatttattatttatttatttatttattgttttttaattcatttatttatttagttagTTATTTAGTTTTGTTGCCTTATAGATAATTAGTTTATCATTGAATTGTACCCTCTGTGTCCTGTGTCTGTTGTTGGTATTGCCCTGTCAGACGGCTACATCTACCTTTATCAAACTATAGATATGTTAAAATCCTCCGTGTCtatataaagtaaatatatatctatatgttaaAATCctctgtatctatatactgtaaatacatatatatatgttaaaatcctctgtatctatatactgtacctgttttTTATATTTCGCGTAGGTGATAATCTTGTGTATTCTCCAGGCCTTAGCAATCAAAGCGCCATAACTCGTGGTAAACCCCACACTCAGAAACCAGGACTTCATCTGTCACAGAGAAAACTTACGTGTATGCAATATCAACTTCGATATCTATGGTGTTCCGTTTGGGCCAAATTACCAATATCGGAAgaagcgaaaacacgatggcgaaggagcgaagaagtGAAGGAGCCATCATGTTTTCGCACCTTCGCCAttgtattttcgctccttcgccatcgtttAGGTCGAAGGATCGAAGGCGCGATATTAGAAATTTGaccctaacggaacaccatagaTATTCGTTGTTAGcggtaaagtttatataaatactctGATATTATACAATAAACTCTAGCACCTCAAATAGTCTGATATTAATACAATATACTCTAGTATCCTTGGTGCCTAATATGTTGAGATTTTTGCAGGCATAGCTTTGTCATACAGAACCATGATGTCGCGCGTCATAGAAGagcagacagacggacggaccgACGAAGGACCGGGGTCGACATCTGGGGTGTAACCCTTTGTCTGAAGACTTGAGGGTGCAAATAGGGGTAACGAGGAATTGTGGGAAATAACAGCATTACACGAAGGCGAAGTCCAGCGCACCTTTAACACCGTTATCTCCGTGATCCTGTCGTGCGACAAATGGGTCGTCGGTTTCCATCAAGGCTCGAGGAGACGATTCTAATAAAATTCGGACTATGTTATTCGTTACCGACATGTAATCCATTTTTATTGACGGTAAACAGTCGTTATCCCAATGGCTACAATCATCACGTGTCCTCACAGGTGTACGACATGTATTGCATTTATAGTTTTATATGTCGATTCAAATGTCAGTGCTACGGCATACACTAACTAGAAGGTGTGATTTAAAGAACTATAAATGCCATCCCTGGCATgcctattatgacgtcacaattgtTTCTATGAAAAATAACTACCAAATGTACACGTACTATGCACACCACGGCGAGCCTGCCTTCCTCCCTGTCGTCAATGGTTTCCACTCCGTGGAGCAGTGATGACGTATACAACACGACACTTCCGGAACAGATCAGGTAATTCACCTTGGGGCTGGacattttcataattctgtGATAAATACACATTTCATAGATAACtatttatttctaatttcaGAATGAACTTATGCATTAAAAATTACCATTTCGAATACATTTTGTGAGATTGAgagaaatcaaaatattactttGAAAGCGAGAATGGAGCTAATTCTAACACAATATATAAGTTATAATtgagaatatatatacatgtatatgttttagaGTAAAACCTATATTTAGAAAGAAAAAGTGCCCAGTCTACATATTTCAAGATTTATGTTATGGTTGATGAATAGTAAATGACAGcaatataaaatttatttgtaaaaaatagGATATCAAAATAGTTCTGACGCGCTAACTTATCCACTGTGAGATATAACATAGTTTATACATTTGGAGATAACACCATATCTTCCGGTGTCAGATATTTTCGAAATTTCATATTGACATCAATCACTCTACTTCTGAGACTTGTATCAGAAACCGATCTTTTCCAAAGTACTATGTCGTCATAACTTAACTTCCGGTATGTAGAAtatattttgacaaataaaGTATGCGTTGTAACTTCATTTTCGGTGTTGTATTCACTATAAAACATTACGCCATCATTATCTTACTTCCGGTGTCTGAATTTGATGTTGATTCCTAACAGGAAACACGCGAAGAGGACCCCGAAGGAAGCCAGAGTCATCATTATATAGGACAGGATATCACTGACGTCACGGAGTTCTCTCAAAACCACGGGGCCATCACGAGGGGCAACTGAAAACACaacatttaattacaaatatgATTCATTTTACAACGACTTTGACTAAATAAAGCGAGTTCATGATAAATAAACATCagaataaaattattgaagagCCCGTGCAAGGGTGAATGGAAGATTGTAAGCTTGAGATTGAGACAatttcaatgtacatgtacgtttatCATAATAGCAAGATGACTCGATAGTGTGAGTTCAGATTCCACATCTTCTTCTTCAACAATAGTTTACCTGAACAGCCTACGTCAATTTGAAAagaataatttatttatcttttcttCAATATGTTGTTTTAATCAACTCTCAGGATTAGAAAAACTTATGCTAATCTGACATCAAATACGTTTTTGCCAGTTAAGATAAAGCTAAAGATGTAGCTTAATCCAATGTTATTTACCATTTAAGTCTGAGGTGATAACAGGGCTGTTATCGAAACGTCGCTAGCAGTAACTTTATTGGTTGTGTTAGAATACCTTATGTATATAGCTATCCTCACCAACATGAGGAATATGTTCCACAACAGAGATGTAGCCATTTTCTCAgctttattgatttattgagTGTTCTAGTCATTGtcgatacaatgtacataccgtATCTATCAACATATGACTTTAAACATCTATTTTGTTAGCAATTTTTGAGACTTTTCCTATTCCGTTATCTAAACTATAAAATCGACCTATTTATACGTAAAATAGAATACTCTCACATTTCCGATTCTCTTTTCCTCAACCTTGAActatttgaaacaaattgatGATTGGTTCTAAGTTAAACTTAGAATTATGATTGTAGATGTCTATGGTTTCacaagaaataaacaaaacaaatgagaGAGCAAGTAGACGCGAAAGAAATGAGAAGAACATTGTACCAGATGTTAATCAGGATGTTATAGGTAGGCTCTGACACCAGTTATACCATACATGTTCGTATTCAACTATTTACCAAGGTATAGGCCATACAACAGACGCGCTATTTGATAGGATGTTGAGCTCTAGGTGAAAATTGATAATTTCTGCCTGACTTTTCTTCAATTCATTTAAGCGTACAATATTCAGCTAAAACACTTGAAAGCATACGACAGACAAACGTACAACGACAGAGTTAATTCAATAAACTCATAAACATTGTATGTTGTCAAACGCTTTAACTACATAAACACATTACACATAGAGCCCTAATTGGCCTTACGTCTATTTATGGTTTTCCATCTATAATTCTCACTCTGGTTTTGAAAGGTGCCCTCGGTCAGGTCGAACGTAGACAGGTGGATGTATTCAacatctgaaataaaatatagatgttCAATATAGATGTTCAATATAAATGTTAAaacatgaatatttattataaatgttcaatataaatgttcaatataaatgttcaatataaatgttcaatataaatgttaaaacataaatgttcaatataaatgttcaatataaatgttaaaacatgaatatgtaatataaatgttcaatATAAATGTTCAATGTAAATGTTCAATATAAATGTTAAAACATAAATGTTCAATATAAATGTTCAATATAAATGTTCAATGTAAATGTTCAATATATACAAGATATCAACAATTCTAAGCGAAGTCAAGTCAAGATGGGGAAGACTAAAACATTTACGTACCGATGAATTGTAGGATTTTGGTCTGTCCTAAACGCAAGCCGTTACCATCAAATTGAATATTCCCCTGAAATGGTGAGATGGATGTTAGTCAGATAGACTGCATGTATTAAGAGTcgttattgatatacatgtaattatacaggtaaaacactcCGTAACAATGTACCAAATTTAATTCAGAATACCCCtttcatgttgatatatatcCCTTAATTCGTGTTTAATTTCATATGTACAGCAATTTCATTCCAATATATGAATTCTCCTTCTTCTCTGAACCCATGGACTCCAATCGCAGAAAACGTTATGTCATGtttgaaaacaattaatttGAAATAGGTTACTATTTACTTATGAGTACTAGGTAAAACCCTAAAAGATGAGTTTGACATATGTTGTGTAAGTGTCGAGTGACACCTACAGATATTCCTGTAAAGGACACTGAGCCCAAAGCGTTGAACAACAGTTCCTTCATATCAGCCCGCCTGTATGTGAAATCTTCCCATCCTTCACCGTGCTCCGCCATCTTGTCTAAGGATGCGTTCAGCCCATGCGCAAGAATCCATATCCCGTCGTAGCCGGAAGGGGCGTACTCCTTTCCACCGTATTCTCCGACAGAGGTTCGGGCTTCAAGTTCAGTCATGAACTCTCTTGGATTCTGGGAAGAAGATTTTGTTTGGTTCTTTAACTAGAATCGAACATGAGGCAATTAGCCCTTAAATAGAGGAAAATTAAAGTTACAATTCAATTGTTGAttaacctgtatataatggctaCCTGCCTATAAAAGTCACTCTTCCATGTTAAGTTTAGTGGCCTTTATATACAAGTTTGATTGTacatattgttgttttaattaaaaggTTAATGAAATAGAATTATATAAGTTTAACAACTTGTTTCCGGACCTATTGTCATTCATTGTAACTTTTCTTAGTACCGACCTTTCCCACGTCTGTTCGCGATTCTGGGTCagcaagggagacaacttggAAGGCGAGATGTCCCTGGATAGATAATAGGAGCTCTTCAGTGTTGCACTCTGTGAAGGTGACATTCCACCACCCGCTCGTGAACCAGCCCGGTAAGAACCACGTGTAGGAGGGCCCAGTCATCCCTAGCCTGTACGCCTGGCGGGGAATCAAAAAGAGGGCAATCAAGTAGTAGCAGACTTCAttatttagttatattttaaTGCGTCGCCGTGTTTATCTTATGCTAACAATAGAGTACAATTCCGGATGTTCATGATTTCGTTAATTGcataaaacatgtacaattgGAGACcatttaattacaatgtatacacaacCGGAAGTGAAAATAAAGCATGCAATATTTCTAATTAACGAAAACTCTCCAGActgataaacaaacaaattattatatacaatctGTTAGCGAGGCAGGGTATAGACAACGGCCGGATGGCGCAGTGGTAAATACGGCACACTCGCCTTTCTCCTACATGTaggtacactgtacatgtgtggaAACCTACGCGTGTCATGtggatttattttttgataatcGCTATAGCAAGATAGTAATTATTATAAATCTATCTTGTTATAACAAAACCTGATAAGATATTCTGCACATATTTCCTGTTATATGAAAACGCAACAAACATTTTAACTAAACAGATCACCATCGACGTTTCCATTCACCGTTAATAGCAGGTTACTTCTCTGAATCATTTTACCTGTGATCACCTTTGTTTACCTGTGATCACCtttgttttacctgtgatcACCTTTGTTTACCTGTGATCACCTTTGTTTACCTGTGATCACCTTTGTTTACCTGACACATCACGTTGATGCCTTTCTCCGGGAAGAACGCGGCTATTATCACCCTGGAATCTTTGTTCTGTAATTAACAATAGGGAGAGGAACCCAATAGTAAGGGTCAATACTACAAATCCACGAGTGAGTATTGTGTTTACTCGAATTGGACCGAACAATGATAATTATCAATTCGGGACGTTTGGTGACGTCATAATCGTGTTATACAATATTAAGGTTCATAACTGATAAATAATAGCTATATCTTCTACTACGATTAATATGTGTTGTACCAGGGAAGCCGGTCCACCGTTTTCATTctctcttctttttttctttttttttttttctttttttgtttgtttttgtctcctTTTCATTGTTATTTGTAATATAGGCCTTAACATTCATCGCAAATCAGTGGAACAACAAAACACGGAGAGAAGAATTTAacttaaaactttaaaatgtaagATTCATGTGATGTGCTTCCTATGCAGATTTTAGAACAAAACATTGTCACTGAATTCTATATTCCATTTTATTGCCTTTTAAAACAACAACTTTCCGAGTTGCAAGACGTTAACATTATTGTCTTTTAAGAAGAATAAAAAAGACTTAAGTGCTAATTACATTTAGTCACATGATAATGTGATCCGATACGACATACACATAAACTGATGACGTATCTGATATTGACGTTCTAACAATGAAGAATAAAGCTATTACCACAGCTAATGGGAGATATTAATCAAACAGTCTAATTTGTCATTTTGAAGACTTTGTAATTGATGTTCAGGTAAGACATCACATTAGGATATATTACAATTGTATAATGTTCTTGATTGAACAAACT
This genomic stretch from Pecten maximus chromosome 13, xPecMax1.1, whole genome shotgun sequence harbors:
- the LOC117341259 gene encoding gamma-aminobutyric acid type B receptor subunit 2-like, which produces MCQAYRLGMTGPSYTWFLPGWFTSGWWNVTFTECNTEELLLSIQGHLAFQVVSLADPESRTDVGKNPREFMTELEARTSVGEYGGKEYAPSGYDGIWILAHGLNASLDKMAEHGEGWEDFTYRRADMKELLFNALGSVSFTGISGNIQFDGNGLRLGQTKILQFIDVEYIHLSTFDLTEGTFQNQSENYRWKTINRLAPRDGPVVLRELRDVSDILSYIMMTLASFGVLFACFLLGINIKFRHRKIMKMSSPKVNYLICSGSVVLYTSSLLHGVETIDDREEGRLAVVCIMKSWFLSVGFTTSYGALIAKAWRIHKIITYAKYKKQNIKDWFLYLIIAILLLFDAIILVTWLVVDPLRYQLVNGTKEDHGEDVYVSPYTYKCSSENFLWMAILFSYNGLLMLYGALIAWNTRKISMTLLNDAKSIAMTIYTSTVLSIFGVPVSVLVERDLNLNYGISEFCIIFATTILLVFCFVPKVRLVLVTSVSDDNAIMATCGTNLPPSNESSSMQTTLTLQRQLEECKKTIEEQRKQLNKRQREGRF